Proteins encoded within one genomic window of Desulfurella sp.:
- the minE gene encoding cell division topological specificity factor MinE yields MGLLDFFTKRRESANVAKDRLQIILAHERQLNSAPFIEDLRKDLIAVISKYVKIDPTRIDVKLERDNHLEILEINIPLR; encoded by the coding sequence ATGGGTTTGTTAGATTTTTTTACAAAAAGACGAGAATCGGCAAATGTCGCAAAAGATAGGCTGCAAATAATACTTGCTCACGAAAGGCAACTAAACAGTGCACCGTTTATAGAGGATTTAAGAAAGGATTTAATAGCTGTAATATCAAAATATGTCAAAATCGACCCAACACGTATAGATGTTAAGTTAGAACGCGACAATCACCTTGAAATATTGGAAATCAATATACCATTGCGCTAA
- the minC gene encoding septum site-determining protein MinC, protein MENLAIKGRNYLGYEIQIDKNSSNEEIIDFFDSHIIKNIEFFKNSILTIKLDSKRNIDFAIDYLKKHNLYINAVFINNTKIANNLDVPTLTQALTHPNSVVFKGNIRSGQTLESDDNLIIMGNVNRDAYIYAKKNIFVLGSLEGIPHAGFKTNKEAFIFAFELNSPQIRIFEFLAKAPDKPKNTLKKEPEVAFIENDKIVVLTYKDWLNYKME, encoded by the coding sequence ATGGAAAATTTAGCAATAAAAGGTAGAAATTATTTAGGATACGAAATACAAATAGACAAAAACAGTTCCAATGAAGAAATTATTGATTTTTTTGATAGTCACATTATAAAAAATATTGAATTTTTTAAGAATTCTATACTTACAATAAAACTTGACTCAAAAAGAAACATAGATTTTGCTATAGATTATTTAAAAAAACATAATTTATACATAAATGCGGTTTTTATAAATAATACAAAAATTGCAAATAATCTAGATGTGCCCACTCTAACGCAGGCACTTACACACCCAAATTCGGTTGTATTTAAAGGTAATATAAGAAGTGGCCAAACGCTTGAATCCGATGATAATCTAATAATTATGGGTAATGTAAACAGAGATGCTTATATATATGCCAAAAAAAATATATTTGTTTTGGGTAGTCTTGAAGGCATACCTCATGCTGGTTTTAAAACTAATAAAGAAGCGTTTATATTCGCTTTTGAACTCAATAGTCCACAAATTCGTATCTTTGAGTTTCTTGCAAAAGCTCCTGATAAACCAAAAAATACCCTTAAAAAAGAACCAGAAGTTGCATTTATTGAAAATGATAAAATTGTTGTATTAACATATAAAGATTGGCTAAACTATAAAATGGAGTGA
- a CDS encoding glutaredoxin domain-containing protein produces SLKVVCYFCFSIFLIFLIIAIVRLIQKHYLMIFAFASFISVFFIGYLVMPNLSPLSYGYDLFYSETCRHCEKTIVFLKKSHINVNLYNVNEYKNFLNNIGINQVPVLFVNLKDQKKFIVGQENIERYFSKSELNVNYKFFNENQTCIIGDNCTK; encoded by the coding sequence TTTCTTTGAAGGTTGTGTGTTATTTTTGTTTTTCAATTTTCTTAATTTTTTTAATTATTGCAATTGTAAGATTAATACAAAAACACTACTTAATGATTTTTGCGTTTGCCAGTTTCATAAGTGTTTTTTTTATTGGTTATTTAGTAATGCCAAACCTTTCTCCTTTAAGTTATGGATACGATTTATTTTACTCTGAAACCTGTCGGCATTGCGAAAAAACAATTGTTTTTTTAAAAAAATCACATATTAATGTAAACTTATACAATGTGAATGAATATAAAAATTTTTTAAACAATATTGGCATTAATCAGGTACCTGTTCTTTTTGTAAATTTAAAAGATCAAAAGAAGTTTATAGTAGGTCAGGAAAATATTGAAAGATACTTTTCTAAGTCTGAATTAAATGTTAATTACAAATTTTTTAATGAAAACCAAACATGTATAATAGGGGATAATTGTACAAAATGA
- a CDS encoding HD domain-containing protein produces the protein MNFDIESIQFLKLLKTICDKYNVKLYMVGGAVRDILLNKKPIDFDFLVSDKIDEIALEFSQMTNTKYILFEKKIRVFRYVFDNCVVDLSKFDSNNLDLELKRRDFTINAIAFDLDTKSIIDPTKGIEDLRNRVVKYSNCDVFKDDPIRLIRLFRIAAQLKFDIEKNTLQKAKSLVHLIHNIANDRITQELEKFLLINDTFNYVLLMDRIGLLDELFEELSYENGCMQSSSHLYDVKSHSLNVYNFVEWSILRMKRIVGEECFEYYYDYYKTNRKQIIIALKLAALFHDCAKPFVKQINNDEISFKNHEIYSAEIFKKYAKQYNFQNKITKITVFLILNHIEPAKLFLNWKNNTLTDELLYDFFDKFGINGVDLLIFALADTLAKGKIRMVNREVFIDFLKDMTCFYFQRYLNFLKLPQILKPNEMLELGVENKKLSIVIRLLKKNIFLQKIKTKDEAIAFAKQFL, from the coding sequence ATGAATTTTGATATTGAATCTATTCAATTTTTAAAGCTTTTAAAAACAATATGTGATAAATATAATGTTAAACTTTACATGGTTGGAGGTGCTGTAAGGGATATTTTGTTAAATAAAAAACCTATTGATTTCGATTTTTTAGTATCTGACAAAATAGATGAGATAGCTTTAGAATTTTCGCAAATGACAAACACAAAATATATCTTATTTGAAAAAAAAATTAGGGTTTTTAGATATGTTTTTGATAATTGTGTAGTTGATTTATCAAAATTTGATTCTAATAATTTAGATTTAGAATTAAAAAGACGCGATTTTACAATTAACGCAATCGCTTTTGATTTAGATACAAAATCGATAATTGATCCAACAAAAGGTATTGAAGATCTTAGAAATCGTGTAGTTAAATATTCAAACTGTGATGTATTTAAAGACGATCCGATTAGGTTAATTAGGTTATTTCGCATAGCTGCACAACTTAAGTTTGACATAGAAAAAAACACTTTACAGAAAGCTAAAAGTCTTGTTCATCTTATTCATAATATAGCAAATGACAGAATTACGCAAGAACTGGAAAAATTTTTACTTATAAATGATACATTTAATTACGTATTGTTAATGGATAGAATTGGTTTACTTGATGAACTTTTTGAAGAATTATCTTATGAAAATGGATGCATGCAAAGCTCAAGTCATTTATATGATGTAAAATCGCATTCTTTGAACGTTTATAATTTTGTTGAATGGTCAATTTTGAGAATGAAAAGGATTGTTGGTGAAGAATGTTTTGAGTATTATTATGATTATTACAAAACTAATAGAAAACAAATCATAATTGCGCTAAAACTAGCAGCTTTATTTCATGATTGTGCAAAACCTTTTGTAAAGCAAATAAATAACGACGAAATTTCATTTAAAAATCACGAAATTTATAGTGCCGAAATTTTCAAAAAATATGCCAAACAATACAATTTTCAAAATAAGATTACAAAAATTACGGTATTTTTGATATTAAATCATATAGAGCCTGCCAAGCTTTTTTTAAACTGGAAAAATAATACTTTAACAGATGAGTTGTTGTATGATTTTTTTGATAAATTTGGTATTAATGGTGTTGATCTTCTTATTTTTGCTTTAGCAGATACTTTGGCAAAGGGCAAAATAAGAATGGTAAACAGAGAAGTATTTATAGATTTTTTGAAAGATATGACTTGTTTTTATTTTCAAAGATATTTGAATTTTTTAAAACTTCCACAAATTTTAAAACCAAATGAGATGCTTGAACTTGGTGTAGAAAATAAAAAACTATCTATCGTTATTAGATTGCTTAAAAAAAATATATTTTTGCAAAAAATTAAAACAAAAGACGAAGCAATAGCTTTTGCAAAACAATTTCTATAA
- the waaF gene encoding lipopolysaccharide heptosyltransferase II, whose product MKRFLVIQTAFLGDAILSVPIADSIKNKYKNAEVFVLTIPQNKDVYTLNPNIDEIILYDKHGLENSIFSMIKKIKLLKSIGFDCIITSHPSARTAIISYFTTSKCRIAPSSVSLSFLYTNTISVESMQHQIDKNLALLKLLEFEEKDLVRKINLFFSKDDEKLINGVLEAYSIDHTKKIVVINPVSAWPTKRWPKEYYKELAFMLEQNGYLIVLVGTQKDINIGEYIKNNKKNIVNLMGQTTLKELFAVISKANLLISNDSAPVHIASAFNIPTIEIYGPTLPEFGFYPLSEKKAIFEIKDLDCRPCGRHGGNSCKKSHFDCMMRISPQEVFKTAIEFLE is encoded by the coding sequence ATGAAACGGTTTTTGGTTATTCAAACAGCTTTTTTGGGCGATGCGATACTTAGTGTACCTATTGCAGATTCAATAAAAAATAAATATAAAAATGCAGAAGTATTTGTTCTTACGATTCCACAAAATAAGGATGTTTACACACTTAATCCAAATATAGATGAGATTATTTTATATGATAAGCATGGTTTAGAAAATAGTATATTTAGCATGATAAAAAAAATTAAACTTTTAAAAAGCATTGGTTTTGACTGCATAATTACATCTCATCCAAGTGCCAGAACAGCAATTATTAGCTACTTTACTACATCTAAATGTCGTATTGCACCATCAAGTGTTTCTCTAAGTTTTTTATATACAAATACAATCAGTGTGGAATCTATGCAGCATCAAATTGATAAAAACCTCGCCTTGCTAAAGTTATTAGAGTTTGAGGAAAAAGATTTGGTTAGAAAAATAAATTTGTTTTTTTCAAAAGATGATGAAAAGCTTATAAATGGCGTTTTAGAAGCTTATTCTATCGATCACACAAAAAAAATTGTTGTAATAAACCCAGTTTCAGCCTGGCCAACAAAGCGTTGGCCAAAAGAATATTACAAGGAACTGGCTTTTATGCTTGAACAAAACGGGTATTTGATAGTATTGGTTGGTACTCAAAAAGATATTAATATAGGGGAATATATAAAAAATAATAAAAAAAATATTGTTAATTTAATGGGTCAAACAACTTTAAAAGAACTTTTTGCTGTAATCTCAAAAGCAAATTTGCTTATTTCAAACGATTCGGCACCTGTACACATTGCATCTGCTTTTAATATCCCAACGATTGAAATATATGGCCCAACATTGCCAGAATTTGGTTTTTATCCTTTAAGCGAAAAAAAAGCAATCTTTGAAATAAAAGATTTAGATTGTAGACCTTGTGGTAGACACGGAGGAAATTCTTGTAAAAAATCCCACTTTGATTGTATGATGCGTATCAGTCCTCAGGAAGTATTTAAAACAGCTATAGAGTTTTTGGAATGA
- the minD gene encoding septum site-determining protein MinD: MGKVITITSGKGGVGKSTTSANIALGLALAGKKCVAIDLDIGLRNLDMILGLENRIVYDVVNVIENVAKVSQALIRDKRTENLYLIAAAQTRDKSAVKPEQVVKLTDELKEEFDFIILDSPAGIEGGFKNAMIPADEVLIVTTPEISSIRDADRVVGILEANEKRNIKLIINRINPLLVKNGDMLSKDDVLQILSIPLIGLVPEDKNIISYTNMGEPSVLHKDSPSGKAYFNIVRRILGDNVEFNEIKEEKKGFLQTLFSFFKE, translated from the coding sequence ATGGGAAAAGTAATAACTATAACATCCGGTAAAGGTGGTGTTGGTAAATCAACAACAAGCGCAAATATTGCACTTGGTCTTGCACTTGCTGGAAAAAAATGCGTCGCAATTGATCTAGATATTGGCCTTAGAAATCTTGATATGATTTTAGGTTTGGAAAACCGAATAGTTTATGATGTTGTAAATGTTATTGAAAATGTGGCCAAAGTTAGTCAAGCTCTCATAAGAGATAAAAGAACAGAAAATCTTTATCTTATAGCAGCTGCCCAAACACGAGATAAATCAGCAGTTAAACCAGAACAGGTAGTTAAATTAACAGATGAATTAAAAGAAGAATTTGATTTTATTATTTTAGATTCACCTGCTGGTATTGAAGGTGGTTTCAAGAATGCAATGATACCGGCAGATGAGGTATTAATTGTTACAACACCAGAAATTTCTTCTATTAGAGATGCTGATAGGGTTGTGGGCATACTCGAAGCCAATGAAAAAAGAAATATTAAGCTTATCATAAATAGAATAAATCCTCTTTTAGTCAAAAATGGCGATATGCTTAGTAAAGATGATGTTTTGCAAATTCTTAGTATACCGCTTATTGGTCTTGTGCCTGAAGATAAAAACATTATAAGCTATACAAATATGGGTGAACCATCAGTATTACACAAAGATAGCCCATCTGGAAAAGCATATTTTAACATTGTAAGAAGGATTTTAGGCGATAATGTTGAATTTAACGAGATAAAAGAAGAAAAAAAAGGCTTTTTGCAAACACTTTTTAGCTTTTTTAAGGAATAA